A window from Ruficoccus amylovorans encodes these proteins:
- the tnpC gene encoding IS66 family transposase produces the protein MDSDAGSPDVEQLRRIVDEQNGVIAVLREQVDWLKKQLFGAGKSEKLDSAQLRLRLDDLERQLEAVEKQSIAYERRAPKAGKHETPAERFKDLPVEETVVIEPPEVQAEPEAFEKIAEEETLEVDIHPPKLFKRRLVRPRYRRKLDRSQPPVVAPAPRRVIDGSYASAGLLAWIVLSKYVQHQPLYRQEKASSMWGAPLSRKTMTDWVEAVAEWLKPIYNYMRTDLLAGPYIQADETPVRYCDSDHKKGKTEQGWLWAISRPGGDVVFDWRLSRRHGELTSLLDGYTGLLQSDAYGAYEDYASGNKDVIALGCMAHVRRKFYDALASNKREATLVLRLMARLYEREATYREENLVPDERKRRRQRENEITLTRLQKVISLASRKALPKSALGKACAYAISQWPQLVAFQKHGIAEIDNNLMENAIRPSALGKKNFLFIGHPEAGQRSAIIYSIVVSCQRHNIEPFQYLRNILSRLPNMTNQHDISALSPAKWSPIATQA, from the coding sequence ATGGACAGCGACGCGGGCTCCCCGGATGTGGAACAGTTGCGGCGCATCGTCGATGAGCAAAACGGCGTGATTGCGGTTTTACGCGAGCAGGTGGACTGGCTCAAAAAGCAGCTCTTCGGGGCGGGCAAAAGTGAGAAGCTCGACAGCGCTCAACTGCGCTTGCGCCTGGACGACCTGGAGCGCCAACTCGAAGCGGTCGAAAAACAAAGTATCGCTTACGAACGTCGTGCCCCCAAGGCGGGCAAACATGAAACGCCTGCTGAGCGCTTCAAGGACCTGCCGGTGGAGGAGACCGTGGTGATTGAGCCGCCGGAGGTGCAGGCCGAGCCGGAAGCCTTTGAGAAGATCGCCGAAGAAGAGACCCTTGAAGTCGATATCCACCCGCCGAAGCTGTTTAAACGCCGCCTCGTTCGCCCCAGGTATCGCCGCAAGCTTGACCGCTCGCAGCCGCCGGTGGTGGCCCCCGCGCCCAGGCGCGTGATCGACGGCAGCTACGCTTCGGCGGGCCTGTTGGCCTGGATCGTTTTAAGCAAATACGTGCAGCACCAGCCGCTTTACCGCCAGGAAAAAGCCTCGTCCATGTGGGGCGCACCTTTGTCACGAAAAACCATGACAGACTGGGTCGAGGCCGTAGCCGAGTGGCTCAAGCCCATCTACAACTACATGCGAACGGACTTGCTCGCGGGCCCCTACATCCAGGCGGACGAGACGCCGGTGCGCTACTGCGACTCCGACCACAAAAAAGGCAAAACCGAACAGGGCTGGCTCTGGGCCATCTCGCGGCCCGGCGGCGACGTCGTCTTTGACTGGCGGCTCTCTCGCCGACACGGCGAGCTGACGTCATTGCTGGACGGATACACCGGCCTGCTCCAGTCCGATGCCTACGGCGCCTACGAAGACTATGCCTCGGGCAACAAGGACGTCATCGCCCTGGGCTGCATGGCCCACGTCCGGCGCAAGTTTTACGACGCCCTCGCCTCCAACAAACGCGAAGCCACCCTCGTGCTCCGACTCATGGCCAGGCTTTACGAACGCGAGGCCACTTACCGCGAAGAAAACCTCGTCCCCGACGAGCGCAAACGCCGCCGTCAGCGAGAAAATGAGATCACGCTGACCCGCCTGCAAAAGGTCATCTCCCTCGCCAGCCGAAAGGCCCTCCCCAAGTCCGCCCTCGGCAAGGCCTGCGCCTACGCCATCTCCCAGTGGCCCCAGCTCGTTGCCTTCCAAAAACACGGCATCGCCGAGATCGACAACAACCTCATGGAAAATGCCATCCGCCCCTCAGCCCTGGGAAAGAAAAACTTCCTCTTCATCGGACACCCCGAGGCCGGCCAACGATCCGCCATCATCTACTCCATCGTCGTCTCCTGCCAGCGCCACAACATCGAACCCTTCCAATACCTGCGCAACATCCTCTCGCGCCTCCCCAATATGACCAACCAGCACGACATCAGCGCTCTGTCACCTGCCAAATGGTCACCAATAGCAACCCAAGCCTGA